One Vallitalea pronyensis genomic region harbors:
- a CDS encoding ABC transporter substrate-binding protein gives MMKKMVHMMLTCLIGFSLLMTGCSQSTSGDGAKVEKSITLRLATWDDAEAAKNTQILIDEFEKENPNIKVQFEPTSDDYMTKLRTSIAAGNPADVMMVDEWPTLYSVQPFEPLDGYFESQDFDYTIYAPSVLKLWQHEGKQYGMPADINLTGFYYNKKLFDEAGLPYPDENWTWYDVENYAQQLTQGDGPEKTYGVFMQSNWTGAVEPMLWGNGSSLIDEDNNYKGVMNAQDTVEAVEWYTSFEKNGLSPKSATTKAMGGAAEMFKTGKIALMLGGHWNLQNFKSSEGFDIENIGTVGLPAGPGGVKPAVIFSAGWHISKESKHKEAAFKLLIKMSGKEAQKMKAEAGWSLPAIPSLLPELGFEDDPLRKPFIDMAYGEEYTIDRFSIYFSPIGNAIHEELSIALEKVILDKADAKTALDDAVKNIENMEK, from the coding sequence ATGATGAAAAAAATGGTACACATGATGTTGACTTGTTTAATCGGTTTTAGTTTACTTATGACAGGATGCAGTCAGTCAACAAGTGGTGATGGCGCTAAAGTTGAAAAGTCCATTACGTTAAGACTTGCAACTTGGGACGATGCAGAAGCCGCAAAAAATACACAGATCTTAATTGATGAATTTGAAAAAGAAAACCCAAACATTAAAGTTCAATTTGAACCTACAAGTGATGATTACATGACAAAGCTAAGAACGTCCATTGCCGCAGGCAATCCAGCGGATGTTATGATGGTGGATGAATGGCCAACCTTATATTCTGTTCAGCCATTTGAACCTCTGGATGGGTACTTTGAGTCACAAGACTTTGATTATACCATATATGCCCCATCTGTTCTAAAACTATGGCAGCATGAAGGCAAACAATATGGGATGCCGGCAGATATTAATTTAACAGGATTTTACTACAACAAAAAGCTGTTTGACGAAGCGGGTTTACCTTATCCCGATGAAAACTGGACTTGGTATGATGTGGAAAACTATGCACAGCAATTAACACAAGGTGATGGCCCAGAGAAAACCTATGGTGTGTTTATGCAATCCAATTGGACTGGTGCTGTTGAGCCCATGCTATGGGGTAATGGAAGTTCCCTCATTGATGAAGACAATAATTATAAGGGGGTTATGAATGCTCAAGATACAGTTGAAGCCGTAGAATGGTATACAAGTTTTGAAAAGAACGGTTTATCCCCAAAGTCTGCTACAACCAAAGCAATGGGTGGAGCAGCAGAGATGTTTAAGACAGGTAAAATCGCTCTGATGCTTGGTGGCCATTGGAACCTGCAAAACTTTAAATCCTCTGAGGGTTTTGATATAGAAAATATTGGAACGGTGGGTCTGCCAGCAGGTCCAGGAGGCGTAAAACCAGCAGTTATCTTTAGTGCTGGCTGGCATATATCCAAAGAGTCCAAGCATAAAGAGGCAGCTTTTAAGCTTCTGATAAAAATGTCAGGTAAAGAGGCACAAAAAATGAAAGCGGAAGCAGGTTGGTCATTACCAGCGATACCTTCCTTATTACCAGAACTAGGATTTGAAGATGACCCCCTAAGAAAACCCTTCATTGATATGGCTTACGGTGAAGAGTATACCATTGACCGTTTCTCCATTTATTTTAGTCCCATTGGTAATGCCATTCACGAAGAACTATCCATCGCATTAGAAAAAGTTATTCTGGATAAAGCAGATGCTAAAACGGCACTGGATGATGCCGTTAAGAATATTGAAAATATGGAAAAATGA